In one Bacillus thuringiensis genomic region, the following are encoded:
- a CDS encoding PolC-type DNA polymerase III, translated as MSLTNEQQERFQILLQQLQIPDDLINQYLQGGGIERLVIDKANKSWHFDLQVPRILPTELYELLETKLKQSFSHIARTTFALETENKQFTEEEVRAYWPLCTERITFSPMFAYLKKQLPQVNGVKLLINVNNELESTALKKNVAKPVGDQYEVFGFPRFQLDTHIQQNTEEMQKFREQTQQEDRERVIQAMEEMAKKQAEESSVVYEGPITLGYLIKPDEEITPMREIQDEERRKTVQGYVFHVETKELRSGRTLLTLKITDYTDSIMIKMFSRDKEDIPMLQSLKKGMWVKARGSVQNDTFVRDLVMIANDINEITGPSRKDKAPEGEKRVELHLHTPMSQMDAVTPVSKLVAQAGKWGHEAIAVTDHAVAQSFPEAYSAGKKAGVKVIYGVEANLVNDGVPIAYNEAHRLLAEETYVVFDVETTGLSAVYDTVIELAAVKVKGGEIIDRFESFANPHQPLSATIIELTGITDDMLTDAPEVDEVFKKFEEWMGDHTLVAHNASFDMGFINVGFKKAGLEKTNNPVIDTLELARFLFPEMKNHRLNTMCKKLDIELTQHHRAIYDTEATGYLLVKMLKDVIEKGFEYHDQLNDSMGQGDAYKRGRPSHMTLLATSDVGLKNLYKLVSYSHLNYFYRVPRVPRSLLKKYREGILVGTACDKGEVFEAMMQKAPEEVEEIAQFYDYIEVMPPEVLRHLVERELVRDEGQLKTIISNLVKLGETLDKPVVATGNVHYLDPEDAMYRKILVSSQGGANPLNRHSLPPVHFRTTDEMLECFSFLGEDKAKEVVVTNTQKIASLIGDVHPVKDDLYTPKIEGADDETRDMSYKMARSIYGEELPEIVEARLEKELKSIIGHGFAVIYLISHKLVKKSLVDGYLVGSRGSVGSSFVATMMEITEVNPLPPHYVCPKCKQSEFFNDGSVGSGFDLPDKECPACNIPYVKDGHDIPFETFLGFKGDKVPDIDLNFSGEYQPRAHNYTKVLFGEDYVYRAGTIGTVAEKTAYGYVKGYANDHNLTIRNAEIDRLVAGCTGVKRTTGQHPGGIIVVPDYMDIFDFSPIQYPADSIGAEWRTTHFDFHSIHDNLLKLDILGHDDPTVIRMLQDLSGIDPKTIPTDDPEVMKIFSGPESLGVTEEQINCKTGTLGIPEFGTKFVRQMLEETKPTTFSELVQISGLSHGTDVWLGNANELIYNGTCTLSEVIGCRDDIMVYLIYQGLDPSLAFKIMESVRKGKGVPEEWEDDMKSNNVPGWYIDSCKKIKYMFPKAHAAAYVLMAVRIAYFKVHFALLFYAAYFTVRADDFDVEAMAKGSASIRARIDEIAQKGLDAAPKEKSLLTVLEMTLEMCERGYSFQKVDLYRSHATDFIIDGDSLIPPFNAVPGLGTNAALSIVEARKNGDFLSKEDLQQRSKVSKTIIEYLDSQGCLGDLPDQNQLSLF; from the coding sequence ATGTCTTTAACAAATGAACAACAAGAGCGATTTCAAATTTTGCTCCAGCAGTTGCAAATACCAGACGACCTTATAAATCAATATTTACAAGGCGGTGGTATTGAAAGGCTCGTTATTGATAAAGCGAATAAAAGTTGGCATTTTGATTTACAAGTGCCACGTATTTTGCCTACAGAATTATATGAATTGCTAGAAACAAAGCTTAAGCAATCATTTTCTCATATTGCAAGAACAACATTTGCATTAGAAACAGAGAATAAACAATTTACAGAAGAAGAAGTGAGGGCGTATTGGCCGCTTTGTACGGAACGAATTACATTTTCACCTATGTTCGCATACTTAAAGAAGCAGCTTCCACAGGTGAATGGAGTGAAGTTGCTAATAAATGTGAATAACGAGCTGGAGTCTACTGCTTTAAAGAAAAACGTTGCGAAACCAGTAGGGGATCAATACGAAGTTTTTGGATTCCCGCGTTTTCAGTTAGACACACATATACAGCAAAATACAGAAGAAATGCAAAAGTTTCGTGAACAAACGCAGCAAGAAGACCGCGAGCGTGTTATACAAGCTATGGAAGAAATGGCGAAGAAGCAAGCTGAAGAAAGCAGCGTTGTGTATGAAGGACCGATTACACTCGGGTATCTTATTAAGCCAGATGAAGAGATTACACCAATGCGAGAAATTCAAGATGAAGAAAGAAGAAAAACGGTTCAAGGATATGTCTTCCATGTAGAAACAAAAGAGCTTCGTAGTGGACGTACGTTATTAACTTTAAAAATAACGGATTATACGGATTCTATTATGATCAAAATGTTCTCGCGTGACAAAGAAGATATTCCAATGCTGCAATCCTTGAAAAAAGGAATGTGGGTGAAAGCGCGTGGTTCTGTTCAAAACGATACATTTGTTCGAGATTTAGTAATGATTGCAAATGATATTAATGAAATAACAGGACCGTCTCGTAAAGATAAAGCGCCAGAAGGCGAAAAACGAGTAGAGCTGCATCTCCATACTCCGATGAGTCAAATGGACGCTGTCACTCCAGTTTCTAAGCTTGTTGCTCAAGCTGGTAAATGGGGACATGAGGCTATTGCGGTGACAGACCATGCCGTGGCTCAGTCTTTCCCAGAGGCGTATTCTGCGGGGAAAAAGGCTGGAGTTAAAGTTATATATGGTGTAGAAGCAAATCTAGTTAATGATGGTGTACCGATAGCGTATAATGAAGCGCATCGTTTACTTGCAGAGGAAACGTATGTTGTTTTCGACGTTGAGACGACAGGTTTATCAGCTGTATACGATACAGTCATTGAGTTGGCTGCCGTAAAAGTAAAGGGTGGCGAAATTATTGATCGCTTTGAATCTTTCGCAAATCCACATCAACCATTATCAGCGACGATTATTGAATTGACAGGTATTACAGATGATATGTTAACTGATGCACCTGAAGTGGACGAAGTGTTTAAAAAGTTTGAGGAATGGATGGGCGATCATACACTTGTTGCCCATAACGCGAGCTTCGATATGGGCTTTATTAACGTAGGTTTTAAAAAGGCTGGGTTAGAAAAAACGAATAACCCCGTTATTGATACGTTAGAACTTGCACGATTCTTATTCCCAGAAATGAAAAATCATCGATTAAATACGATGTGTAAAAAACTTGATATTGAATTAACACAACATCACCGTGCGATTTATGATACAGAAGCGACGGGATATTTACTTGTGAAAATGTTGAAAGACGTAATTGAAAAGGGATTTGAATATCACGATCAATTAAATGATAGCATGGGACAAGGGGATGCGTATAAGCGTGGCCGTCCAAGTCATATGACGTTACTTGCCACATCAGATGTTGGATTGAAAAATTTATATAAACTTGTTTCATATTCTCACCTTAATTACTTTTACCGTGTACCACGTGTGCCGAGGTCACTATTAAAAAAATACCGTGAAGGAATTTTAGTAGGAACGGCTTGTGATAAAGGTGAAGTGTTCGAGGCAATGATGCAAAAGGCACCTGAAGAGGTAGAAGAAATTGCCCAGTTCTATGACTACATTGAAGTAATGCCTCCAGAGGTGTTACGTCATTTAGTAGAACGTGAGCTTGTTCGAGACGAAGGTCAATTAAAAACAATCATTTCTAACTTAGTAAAACTAGGTGAGACGTTAGATAAACCAGTTGTTGCTACAGGAAACGTGCATTATTTAGACCCTGAGGATGCAATGTATCGTAAAATTTTAGTCAGTTCGCAGGGCGGAGCCAATCCGTTAAATCGACATTCATTACCGCCAGTACATTTCCGTACAACTGATGAAATGTTAGAATGTTTTTCATTCTTAGGTGAAGACAAAGCGAAAGAAGTTGTTGTAACAAATACACAAAAGATTGCGTCATTAATTGGTGATGTGCATCCAGTAAAAGACGATCTATACACACCGAAAATTGAAGGTGCTGATGATGAAACGCGTGATATGAGTTATAAAATGGCGCGTAGCATTTATGGTGAAGAGCTACCGGAAATTGTAGAAGCACGTTTAGAAAAAGAATTAAAAAGTATTATTGGGCATGGATTCGCCGTAATTTATTTAATTTCACATAAGCTTGTGAAAAAATCGTTAGTAGACGGATATCTAGTAGGTTCGCGTGGATCGGTAGGGTCATCATTTGTTGCAACGATGATGGAAATTACAGAAGTAAACCCATTACCACCACACTATGTATGTCCGAAGTGTAAGCAATCAGAATTCTTTAATGATGGTTCTGTAGGTTCTGGTTTTGACTTACCAGATAAAGAATGTCCTGCTTGTAATATTCCGTATGTAAAAGATGGACATGACATTCCGTTCGAAACGTTCCTTGGATTTAAAGGAGATAAGGTACCCGATATCGATTTGAACTTCTCCGGGGAGTACCAACCACGTGCCCATAACTATACGAAAGTACTGTTCGGTGAAGACTATGTATATCGTGCAGGAACGATTGGTACAGTTGCGGAAAAAACTGCTTACGGATATGTAAAAGGTTATGCAAATGATCATAACTTAACGATTCGAAATGCAGAGATTGATCGCTTAGTAGCAGGATGTACCGGTGTAAAACGTACAACTGGACAGCATCCAGGCGGTATTATCGTTGTGCCAGATTACATGGATATCTTTGATTTCTCACCAATACAGTATCCAGCAGATTCAATTGGTGCTGAATGGAGAACAACGCATTTTGATTTCCACTCGATTCATGATAATTTATTGAAACTTGATATACTCGGACACGATGATCCGACCGTTATTCGTATGTTACAAGATTTAAGTGGTATTGATCCGAAAACAATCCCAACGGATGATCCAGAAGTAATGAAAATTTTCTCAGGTCCAGAATCGCTAGGCGTAACGGAAGAACAAATTAACTGTAAAACAGGTACACTTGGTATACCAGAATTCGGTACGAAATTCGTAAGACAGATGTTAGAAGAGACAAAACCAACGACATTCTCAGAGTTAGTCCAAATTTCTGGACTATCACATGGTACGGACGTATGGCTTGGTAATGCAAACGAGTTAATTTATAACGGTACATGTACGCTGAGCGAAGTTATCGGTTGTCGTGATGACATCATGGTATATTTAATCTATCAAGGTCTAGATCCATCATTAGCCTTCAAAATCATGGAGTCGGTACGTAAAGGTAAAGGTGTACCGGAAGAATGGGAAGACGACATGAAAAGTAATAATGTACCAGGTTGGTATATTGATTCATGTAAGAAAATCAAGTATATGTTCCCTAAAGCCCATGCGGCTGCTTACGTGCTTATGGCTGTACGTATCGCATACTTTAAAGTACATTTTGCACTGTTATTCTATGCGGCATATTTTACAGTTCGAGCAGATGACTTTGACGTAGAAGCAATGGCGAAAGGTTCAGCATCTATACGTGCAAGAATTGATGAAATTGCGCAAAAAGGTTTAGATGCAGCGCCGAAAGAGAAGAGTTTATTAACGGTATTAGAAATGACACTTGAAATGTGTGAGCGTGGATACTCATTCCAAAAGGTTGATTTGTATCGTTCGCATGCAACAGACTTTATTATTGATGGAGACTCATTAATCCCTCCATTTAATGCGGTACCTGGTCTTGGTACAAACGCAGCTTTAAGTATTGTAGAAGCACGCAAAAATGGAGACTTCTTATCAAAAGAGGACTTGCAGCAGCGTAGTAAGGTTTCGAAAACAATTATTGAGTATTTAGATAGTCAAGGTTGTTTAGGAGATTTACCGGATCAAAACCAGTTATCACTGTTCTAG
- a CDS encoding proline--tRNA ligase, whose translation MKQSMIFSPTLREVPADAEIKSHQLLLRAGFMRQNASGIYSFLPFGLKVLHKVERIVREEMERAGAVELLMPAMQAAELWQESGRWYSYGSELMRMKDRNAREFALGATHEEVITDLVRDEVKSYKKLPLTLYQIQTKFRDEQRPRFGLLRGREFLMKDAYSFHATQESLDEVYDRLYKAYSNIFARCGLNFRAVIADSGAMGGKDTHEFMVLSEVGEDTIAYSDTSDYAANIEMAPVVATYTKSDEAEKALKKVATPDQKAIEEVSAFLNIAADKCIKSMVFKVDEKLVVVLVRGDHEVNDVKVKNVYGASVVELASHEEVKALLNCEVGSLGPINVTGDIEIIADHAVASIVNGCSGANEEGFHYVNVNPERDFKVNQYTDLRFIQEGDQSPDGNGTILFARGIEVGHVFKLGTRYSEAMNATFLDENGKTQPLIMGCYGIGVSRTVAAIAEQFNDENGLVWPKAVAPFHVHVIPVNMKSDAQREMGENIYNSLQEQGYEVLLDDRAERAGVKFADADLFGLPVRVTVGKKADEGIVEVKVRATGESEEVKVEELQTYIANILK comes from the coding sequence ATGAAACAAAGTATGATATTCAGTCCTACATTACGTGAAGTTCCAGCTGATGCTGAAATTAAGAGTCATCAGCTATTACTTCGTGCAGGTTTTATGCGTCAAAATGCTTCTGGTATTTATAGCTTTCTACCATTTGGATTAAAAGTATTACACAAAGTAGAACGTATCGTTCGAGAAGAAATGGAGCGCGCAGGAGCTGTAGAATTATTAATGCCAGCTATGCAAGCTGCAGAATTATGGCAAGAATCAGGTCGCTGGTATTCTTACGGATCTGAATTAATGCGTATGAAAGATCGTAACGCTCGTGAATTCGCATTAGGAGCGACACATGAGGAAGTAATTACGGACCTTGTGCGTGATGAAGTGAAATCATATAAAAAATTACCGTTAACCTTATACCAAATTCAAACAAAATTCCGTGATGAGCAAAGACCTCGTTTCGGCTTATTACGTGGAAGAGAGTTTCTAATGAAAGATGCATACTCTTTCCATGCTACACAAGAGAGCTTAGATGAAGTATACGATCGCTTATATAAAGCATACTCTAACATTTTTGCTCGCTGTGGCTTGAATTTCCGTGCAGTTATTGCTGATTCTGGAGCAATGGGCGGAAAAGATACACATGAATTTATGGTATTATCTGAAGTTGGTGAAGATACAATTGCATACTCTGACACATCTGATTATGCAGCAAACATCGAAATGGCTCCTGTTGTAGCTACGTATACGAAGAGTGACGAAGCCGAAAAAGCACTTAAAAAAGTAGCAACACCAGACCAAAAAGCAATTGAAGAAGTATCTGCATTCTTAAACATTGCAGCTGACAAGTGCATTAAGTCTATGGTATTTAAAGTAGATGAGAAATTAGTAGTTGTACTTGTTCGTGGTGATCACGAAGTAAACGATGTGAAAGTGAAAAATGTATACGGCGCTTCAGTTGTTGAGCTTGCTTCTCATGAAGAAGTAAAAGCATTATTAAATTGTGAAGTTGGTTCATTAGGACCGATTAATGTAACAGGTGATATCGAAATTATTGCTGATCATGCTGTAGCATCAATTGTTAACGGATGTTCAGGAGCGAATGAAGAAGGATTCCATTATGTAAATGTAAATCCAGAACGTGACTTTAAAGTAAATCAATATACAGATTTACGCTTCATTCAAGAAGGAGACCAATCTCCAGATGGAAACGGAACAATTCTTTTCGCACGCGGAATTGAAGTTGGTCATGTATTCAAATTAGGAACTCGTTATAGTGAAGCAATGAACGCAACATTCCTAGATGAAAACGGAAAAACACAACCACTTATTATGGGTTGTTACGGTATCGGTGTATCTCGTACAGTTGCAGCAATTGCAGAGCAGTTTAACGATGAGAACGGCTTAGTTTGGCCAAAAGCTGTAGCACCGTTCCATGTGCATGTAATTCCAGTAAATATGAAATCTGATGCACAACGTGAAATGGGTGAAAATATCTACAACTCATTACAAGAACAAGGCTATGAAGTGTTATTAGACGATCGTGCAGAACGTGCAGGTGTTAAATTTGCAGATGCAGATTTATTCGGTCTTCCAGTTCGTGTTACAGTCGGTAAAAAAGCAGACGAAGGTATTGTAGAAGTGAAAGTACGTGCTACAGGTGAGTCTGAAGAAGTAAAAGTAGAAGAACTTCAAACATATATTGCAAATATTTTAAAATAA
- the rseP gene encoding RIP metalloprotease RseP, whose amino-acid sequence MNTAIAFILIFGALVFFHELGHLYFAKRAGILCREFAIGFGPKIFSFEKNETVYTIRLLPLGGYVRMAGEDADTVELKPGKKVGLVLNEKDEVVKLVFDGYEKYPNVRVIEVEQADLEHNLTISGYEEYEEELQTFRVNEKARIITAGEEIQIAPYNRQFGSKKLGQRALTIFAGPAMNFILAFVIFVILGFVQGVPIDKPMVGKVMDNSAAQQAGLKENDTIQAIDGKNTSTWKDVVTIVRENPNKEITLQVKRDNEQFNVKVTPTLDKEGKDEVGRIGVYSPVEKTVMGSIKSGFEQTYQWTKLIFESLVKLVTGQFSINELSGPVGIYNLTDQVVDYGFTRVLSLAAVLSINLGLFNLLPVPALDGGRLFFFLIEALRGKPIDRQKEGMVHFIGFALLMLLMLVVTWNDIRKFFL is encoded by the coding sequence TTGAATACAGCGATTGCCTTTATATTAATTTTCGGTGCACTCGTATTTTTCCATGAGCTAGGGCATCTATATTTCGCAAAAAGAGCAGGTATTTTATGCCGCGAGTTTGCGATTGGTTTTGGTCCGAAAATATTCTCATTTGAAAAGAATGAAACGGTGTATACGATTCGATTACTGCCCCTTGGTGGCTATGTAAGAATGGCTGGCGAGGATGCGGACACAGTTGAGTTAAAGCCTGGGAAAAAGGTTGGCCTTGTATTAAATGAAAAAGACGAAGTTGTGAAATTGGTTTTTGATGGATATGAAAAGTATCCAAATGTTCGTGTTATTGAAGTCGAACAAGCTGATTTGGAGCATAATTTAACAATTTCGGGCTATGAAGAGTACGAGGAAGAGCTTCAAACGTTCCGAGTGAATGAAAAGGCTCGTATTATTACTGCGGGGGAAGAAATTCAAATTGCTCCGTATAATAGACAATTTGGCTCGAAAAAACTAGGGCAACGCGCTTTAACAATCTTTGCGGGTCCTGCAATGAACTTCATTTTAGCATTTGTTATTTTTGTGATTCTTGGATTTGTACAAGGGGTTCCTATTGACAAACCAATGGTCGGAAAAGTGATGGATAACAGTGCAGCACAGCAAGCTGGATTGAAAGAGAATGATACAATTCAAGCTATTGATGGGAAAAACACAAGTACATGGAAAGATGTTGTTACTATTGTACGTGAAAACCCAAATAAAGAAATTACGTTACAAGTAAAGCGTGATAATGAACAGTTTAATGTGAAAGTAACGCCAACACTCGATAAAGAAGGAAAAGACGAAGTTGGTAGAATCGGTGTTTATTCTCCTGTAGAGAAAACAGTAATGGGTTCTATTAAATCAGGATTTGAACAAACGTACCAATGGACGAAACTAATTTTTGAATCTCTTGTTAAATTAGTAACTGGTCAATTTTCTATTAATGAGTTGTCAGGTCCAGTAGGAATTTATAATCTAACAGATCAAGTTGTAGATTATGGGTTTACGCGTGTACTAAGTTTAGCTGCAGTTCTAAGCATTAATCTTGGTTTATTTAATTTATTACCAGTTCCTGCTTTAGATGGTGGCCGTTTATTCTTCTTCTTAATTGAAGCGTTACGAGGGAAACCAATTGACCGCCAAAAAGAAGGAATGGTTCACTTTATTGGTTTTGCATTATTAATGTTACTTATGTTAGTTGTAACTTGGAATGACATTCGTAAGTTTTTCTTGTAA
- the dxr gene encoding 1-deoxy-D-xylulose-5-phosphate reductoisomerase, translating to MKNISLLGASGSIGTQTLDVLRSHPDQFRLVAFSVGKNIDYAVKVIQEFSPQIVSVQREEDVLKLQSVSGNTKIVYGSEGLLEVALHPDAEIVVNAVVGSVGLLPTLRAIEAKKTIGIANKETLVTAGHLVMEAARKHNVSLLPVDSEHSAIFQCLNGENEKRISRLIITASGGSFRDKTRDELHHVTVEDALRHPNWSMGSKITIDSATMMNKGLEVIEAHWLFGIPYEQIDVVLHKESIIHSMVEFEDRSVMAQLGSPDMRVPIQYALTYPDRLSLSDTKQLNLWEIGTLHFEKMDQERFRCLRFAYEAGKAGGSMPAVMNAANEVAVEAFLQKRIGFLTVEDLIEKAMNHHNVIARPSLEEILEIDAATRRFVMEQI from the coding sequence ATGAAAAACATTAGTTTATTAGGTGCAAGCGGATCAATTGGTACACAAACTTTAGATGTATTACGCTCGCACCCAGACCAATTCCGTCTCGTTGCTTTTTCTGTAGGGAAAAATATTGACTACGCAGTAAAGGTAATTCAAGAATTTTCTCCGCAAATCGTCTCTGTGCAAAGAGAGGAAGATGTTTTAAAATTACAATCTGTTTCTGGTAATACAAAAATTGTATATGGTAGTGAAGGACTTTTAGAAGTAGCATTACATCCAGATGCGGAGATTGTAGTAAATGCTGTTGTAGGTAGCGTAGGGTTGTTACCAACACTTCGTGCGATCGAGGCGAAAAAAACAATTGGAATTGCAAATAAAGAAACGTTAGTAACTGCAGGACATCTTGTAATGGAAGCAGCACGAAAACATAATGTTTCGTTACTTCCAGTAGATAGTGAACATTCGGCTATTTTTCAATGCTTGAATGGTGAAAATGAAAAAAGAATTTCTCGTCTTATTATAACGGCTTCTGGTGGAAGTTTCCGTGATAAAACGAGGGATGAATTGCATCATGTGACCGTAGAAGATGCGCTTCGACATCCAAACTGGTCAATGGGTTCGAAAATTACAATTGATTCTGCTACAATGATGAATAAGGGACTAGAAGTAATTGAAGCACATTGGCTTTTTGGTATCCCTTATGAGCAAATCGATGTTGTTTTACATAAAGAAAGTATTATCCATTCTATGGTTGAATTTGAAGATCGTAGTGTAATGGCGCAGCTTGGTTCACCTGATATGCGAGTACCAATTCAATACGCACTTACATATCCTGATAGATTGTCTCTTTCAGACACAAAACAGTTAAACTTATGGGAAATAGGGACGTTGCATTTTGAGAAAATGGACCAAGAACGATTCCGTTGTTTACGTTTTGCGTATGAAGCTGGAAAAGCAGGTGGAAGTATGCCAGCTGTAATGAACGCAGCGAATGAAGTAGCTGTTGAAGCCTTTTTACAAAAGAGAATTGGTTTCTTAACAGTGGAAGACCTCATTGAAAAAGCAATGAACCATCACAATGTCATTGCACGACCGAGCTTAGAGGAAATTTTGGAAATTGATGCGGCCACAAGACGGTTTGTGATGGAACAAATTTAG
- the cdsA gene encoding phosphatidate cytidylyltransferase has product MKQRIITGVVAAALFIPIVIYGGVPFTVLVYALASIGLYELIRMNKLTLISVPTVLAAVLLWILLIPSSASELFTWIGLGKLEITFVIVLLLLSYTVLSKNTFTFDNASFLLMATTYVAMGFLYLNETRILGIKYVFCALFVIWATDSGAYFVGKALGKRKLWPEISPNKTIEGSLGGIVCGIIVALVYNVFFPVESNVVILIVLTIIISIFGQIGDLVQSAFKRHYGVKDSGTILPGHGGILDRTDSWLFVLPILYFLLQYN; this is encoded by the coding sequence GTGAAACAGAGAATTATTACTGGAGTGGTTGCTGCCGCGCTATTCATTCCCATCGTAATATACGGTGGCGTGCCTTTTACGGTTTTAGTGTATGCACTTGCTTCTATAGGTTTATATGAATTAATTCGTATGAATAAGCTTACGCTTATTTCAGTACCGACAGTTTTAGCTGCAGTATTATTGTGGATTCTTTTAATTCCAAGTAGTGCATCAGAACTGTTTACATGGATTGGATTAGGTAAATTGGAAATCACATTTGTGATTGTTTTATTACTTTTATCATATACAGTCCTTTCTAAGAATACATTTACTTTTGATAATGCTTCATTTTTACTGATGGCAACGACATATGTGGCAATGGGATTCTTATATTTAAATGAAACGAGAATATTAGGAATTAAATATGTATTTTGCGCATTATTTGTTATATGGGCTACTGATTCAGGCGCATATTTCGTAGGAAAAGCATTGGGCAAGAGAAAATTGTGGCCAGAAATTAGTCCAAATAAAACGATTGAAGGTTCATTAGGTGGCATCGTTTGTGGAATTATTGTGGCACTTGTTTACAATGTGTTCTTCCCAGTCGAATCGAATGTAGTAATTTTAATTGTGCTGACAATTATCATTTCTATTTTTGGACAAATTGGTGATTTGGTACAATCTGCATTTAAACGTCATTATGGCGTAAAAGATTCAGGTACAATTTTACCTGGGCATGGTGGTATATTAGACCGAACAGATAGTTGGTTATTCGTTTTACCAATTCTCTACTTCTTATTACAATACAATTAA
- the uppS gene encoding isoprenyl transferase, with product MMFKNFPFFKGKKDTSFDHLVEEVKKGYIPEHIAIIMDGNGRWAKRRAMPRIAGHHEGMQVVKKITKFASKLNVKVLTLYAFSTENWKRPKKEVDYLMKLPEEFLGTFLPELIEENVQVRVIGQKDRLPTHTRRAMEKAMEDTKENTGLILNFALNYGSRDEIVSAVQHMMKDNEEGKIRSEEVSEEMLSSYLMTSSLPDPELLIRTSGELRISNFMLWQIAYSEFWFTDVYWPDFKEEHLLNAITDFQHRGRRFGGV from the coding sequence ATGATGTTTAAAAACTTTCCTTTTTTTAAAGGTAAAAAGGACACATCGTTTGATCATCTCGTTGAAGAAGTGAAAAAAGGATATATCCCAGAACATATTGCCATCATTATGGATGGGAATGGAAGATGGGCAAAGAGGAGAGCAATGCCTCGTATTGCGGGACATCATGAAGGTATGCAAGTTGTAAAGAAAATTACAAAATTTGCAAGTAAACTTAATGTGAAAGTGTTAACTCTCTATGCTTTTTCAACTGAGAACTGGAAAAGACCGAAAAAGGAAGTTGATTATTTAATGAAGCTTCCAGAAGAATTTCTAGGTACATTTTTACCAGAATTGATTGAAGAAAACGTACAAGTCCGAGTAATAGGGCAAAAAGATCGTCTTCCTACGCATACACGCAGAGCGATGGAGAAAGCCATGGAAGATACGAAAGAGAATACGGGATTAATTCTTAATTTCGCGTTAAACTATGGGAGTCGAGATGAAATCGTTTCTGCTGTGCAACATATGATGAAAGATAATGAGGAAGGAAAAATTCGTTCTGAAGAGGTAAGTGAAGAAATGCTTTCCTCCTACTTAATGACGAGTTCTTTACCTGATCCAGAGTTGTTAATCCGAACAAGCGGAGAGCTACGTATTAGTAATTTCATGTTGTGGCAAATTGCATATTCGGAGTTTTGGTTTACAGACGTGTATTGGCCAGACTTCAAAGAAGAACATTTGCTAAATGCGATTACTGACTTTCAACATAGAGGGCGCAGATTCGGAGGCGTGTAG
- the frr gene encoding ribosome recycling factor, producing the protein MGQQVLKSSNEKMEKAVAAYSRELATVRAGRANASVLDKVQVDYYGAPTPVVQLANITVPEARLLVIQPYDKTSIGDIEKAILKADLGLNPSNDGTVIRIAFPALTEERRRDLVKVVKKYAEEAKVAVRNVRRDGNDDLKKLEKAGEITEDDLRGYTEDIQKETDKYIAKVDEIAKNKEKEIMEV; encoded by the coding sequence ATGGGACAACAAGTATTGAAGTCTTCAAATGAAAAAATGGAAAAAGCAGTTGCTGCTTATTCTCGTGAATTAGCAACAGTTCGTGCTGGCCGTGCAAACGCGTCTGTATTAGATAAGGTACAAGTTGATTACTATGGTGCACCAACACCAGTTGTGCAATTAGCGAACATTACAGTTCCAGAAGCGCGTTTACTAGTAATTCAACCTTATGATAAAACTTCTATCGGTGATATTGAAAAAGCAATTTTAAAAGCAGATTTAGGCTTAAACCCTTCTAATGATGGAACTGTAATTCGTATTGCATTCCCTGCATTAACAGAAGAGCGTCGTCGTGATCTTGTAAAAGTTGTGAAAAAATATGCTGAAGAAGCAAAAGTTGCTGTTCGTAACGTACGTCGTGACGGAAATGATGATCTTAAGAAGCTTGAAAAAGCTGGCGAGATTACAGAAGATGATTTAAGAGGATATACTGAAGATATCCAAAAAGAAACAGATAAATATATTGCAAAAGTTGACGAAATCGCAAAAAACAAAGAAAAAGAAATCATGGAAGTGTAA